The genomic region TGGCGCAGACTCCGGTAAGAGCTTCTTGAGGTAACCTGGTTGGACTTGGCTTAGAACCGGGTACTTCTCTATGTTCTTGTAATAGTCTGCAATAAAATCTATCATAATGTGACCTTGTCTCCTGAACTCTTCAGGATCCATAGGGTTGGCCATTGGGGGATCAGAGTTGGTTTTCTCTGGAACATGGTGGAAATCGAGGCTACCCATTTGAACTGGAAGATGAAAGCTAGTGACCTAAACACAATAGCAAGAGAAAAGGAAGATGGAAAGGCAATTGATGAGTTGGGAATCTCTGTGGGAAGCTATGTTTATAAAGAGATGGCATGGTAAAATTGTTGCATGCATGTCCTACTGTAACAGCATATCACATGTGGGAAATGTATGTGGGGTATAAGCTGCTGTTGTTGTACGTGTGGTCTAGAACTCGGCGGTAAATCGGAGATGCTGGCATTGGAGGCGTCACCGACGTGATGTGAGATAGTTTTCACTGCTAGATTTTTGGCCTATGGGGTATACTTCACCTTCCCTTCGATAAATTTTTCAGCGACACGGGAGGATCATGTGACAGTATGACATGATCCTATATTCTAATCAAATATTGACACATGAATTTTATTAAAAAAAATTACATCAGTTATTTTGTCTGTCAAAGACAATTTTGGGTTTGTTGTTGTTTTTTAAACCCTAAACTATAAACTCTAAACCCTAGACCTTAGACTCTAAATTCTAGACCCTAACTCCTAAACCCTAACCTCAAACCCTAAACCCTAGTCCAAACTCAACAAAGACCCATGAAGGTCATTTCACAACAAATAGAAAACTTTAGTTTATATTTTAATTATAATAAATCCACGTGTCAATATTTGATAAGAATGTAGAGGAATATTAGGAGCATCTAAAACTTTCTCCCTTCTCTAGCCTTTATATACTCAATTTGGCATATATATGGTAGTGATGTTTTACCTAGTCCATAGTTAGTTTTGTTTTAGTTAGTTTTGTTTTCTACATCTAAGGCCTCGTTTGTTTCGTGGATAGTAGACATCAAAAAAAGGAAAGTGGTTCATTTCTTGCATTTGAGAAAGCAAAAGGAAAGGAACCACTTTCCTAGCTGCAAGGAGATTATGGGGGAAAGTGATTCCTTTCAAAATCCCAAAGGAACCATTTTCTTTCCTTCTCTCCCAACATTTATTACTCACAACAGAATATTTTATTATATTAATTATCAACTTTTCTAATAACTTTCTTTGTGTTACCAATCATCGAAATGTAAAATTATTCGAAAACTTCATTCTCATTCTCTTTCCATTCTCATGAGAAAAATGAAGAAACTACTTTTCTTTCCTTTCTATGAACCAAACGAGACATAAAGGTAATTGAAAATAATTTATTTGCGAGCAACTAAGGAGGTGAACACTACTCAAAAAATACGGTAACGCACTCAAAAAGATACAGTAAGGCTATGTGGATTGTACCGGGGGCGTGCTATTGTGTGCTATTTCATTTTCCAGTAAAATATGAGTTTTAGAGAGATAGTGTTAGGATTTAATGATTTTGTCATTGAGAAAAAATAAGTGGTTCATGTAGATGGCACGGTTTCTTTTAGACAATACAATTTCAAGATATGATTCTTTACCAAGTATACAGCAGCTCCCTACATAATTGAACTTGTACATGTTAACAGGTATGTAGAATTAATATAGGAATGAAGTGAGTTCATTTGGTGCAGCAGCTAGTTCAGGGCCAACGAACCAAGTATTTCCGGGCCAACGTCCGGTCAATGGTTCTCCATGGTAAAGTTCTAGCCTAGTTCGAAGCAAGTACTTCGAAGCTACATATGCATATGCGAGTGTTTATAAAGGGATCTGTATGTGGGGATATAAGCTGCTGTTGTTGTACGTGTGGTCTAGAACTCGGCGGTAAATCGGAGATGCTGGCATTGGGGGCGTCACCGACGTGATGTGAGATAGTTTTCACTGCTAGGGCCTAGGGGTATACTTCACCTTCTCTGGCCTTTATATACTCAACTTGGCATATATATGGTCCCCAATTCTACCACAACCAGTTGTCATATACTCAATTTGGCATATACAATGTTAACGCAAATAGAAAGATTCTCTCGATATTTTTTCCAACATGCTTGGCCAGCATAACAACGTACATGTGTATGTTTCGGGTACAGTGATGTTTTACCTAGTCCATAGACCACAGTTAGTTTTGTTTTCCACATTTAAAGGTAATTGAACATAATTTATTTACAAGCAACTAAAGAGGTGAACACTACTAAAAAAAATATGATAATGCGATGTGGATTATACTAAGAGCGTGTTATTGTGTGCAATTTCATTTTCCAGCAAAACATAGGTCTCACAGAGATAGTGTTAGGATTTAATGTTTTTGCCATTGGGAAAAAAATAAGTGGTTCATGTAGATGGCACGGTTTCTTTTAGACAATACAATTTCAAGATATGATTCTTTAACAAGTATACAGTAGCTCCCTACATAATTGAACTTGTACAGGTTAACAGGTATGTAGCTAGAAATAATATAGGAATGGAGTGAATTCATTTGGTGCAGCAGCTAGTTAGGGCCAACGAACCAAGTATTTCAGGGCCAACGTCCGGTCAATGGTTCTCCATGGTAAAGTTCTAGTCTAGTTCTTTTGGCTCTTGTGTTTGGCAATCAGTATGGAATGCCAACCCTCATTCTGCTCAATGCACCCACCCCAGAAGAAAATATGGTAAGAAAATGTCGGGTAGAAACCGCTGGATCCTCCTCGCTCAAAATGAATTCCAATATTCAGACAAGATATTTCATCTGCAACTAGTTTTGCAGTTATTGAGATCAACATGATCACTATCAATATTTCCATGTCCACCTTACCATCCAAATCCAGGTTTGGAAATTCAAATAAAAAGCATGATGGAGAAAACAGCTCAGACTAATGTCTACTACAACACTCCAAAGAATATAGACGGCAACATTCAAATTCAGTAGTTGTTGACTGCATAAACACATGCAAGAACAAAATGAAAATTGTTGCATGAAACAGCAGGTTCAAGAAGACTTTTTAATAAACTTACCCCTAATGGCTCTTCTTATGATGCTGTTAGTTGCGCAGTTAACCTCTTAGGTCATACAAAAAAAAAAATTACAAGCTCAGTTTATAAACAACAATGAATAGAAAGAGCAATCTGCTAATATTCTTTAGTGATCACAAACTTGGTATCAGAGCTATTTTCTTGAGCCTTTCGACAATTTCTCCACCTCCCAGCAAGAACAGATGCTTCAGTTCTACACAGACAATCCTAGATAGTGGCAGATCTAAGACGAAAATCTTACATGGGCTAAATGCAATGCACAAAAAATTTTAACCAACAGTGCTATAAATTTTGGTTCATTAAAAAAGAACACACATACATAAAGGGACGTAGCAGTCTTACCCTCCCACGCATTTACATGAACAAAAATTAGACACAATACAATACAAGAAACACAATTAAGATTCTAATTCATTCTATTGACTTCAAATTCTATTTTTATTTTTTATTTCATACTTCAAATTCAAATTCTATACCCAGAAGGAACACAAATACAATGGTCTCAGTGAACACAAATACCCATAAGGAACACAAGTAATAAGAATTAAGAATACACACCTGGAACTGGTCTCAGTAATCTGCAGCCGAGCAGGAGCAAAGCAGGTGAGCAGGCGACGGACAGCAAGCAGCAGTCAGCAGAGCAGGCGACGGGCGACGAGCAGGCAACTGCGATGGGCGAGGAGACGAGCCGACGACGGCGAGCAGCCAAGCAGACGACGACGTCACGGCGACTCGGCGAGGAGACGAGAGATGGCGAGCAGACTGCAGAGGTGTTTTGACTTTGGACGCTCACGCTCGTGTTTCGACTTTGGAAGTTCGGATCTGAGACGAGTCGTAGGGCTGGAGGCTGGACTGGAGCGACACACATAGTCGTAGGGCTTTTTTTTATTTATTTTTATTGGGTTTGGTAGAATTTTGGGCCCAAGGATCTCACCTAGGCTCCAGCCCAGGCAAGCCTGGGGCTGGATCCGCCACAGGCTGGATTTGGTTCACAGTTGTTAGATGGGGAATATTGTTGTGCGTTGTGTTTAAATTCATACTTTTCGGGCCTATATACTTCTATCAATTTGGTCTTTTGCCCTCTGCTGCTTGTGGTTCACACTACTATTCTCTAGTTCTTCCTGCAAACTTCATAACAATTCTCGACTACTAGTTATCCTACTCGGTATGTTTTGTGAAAGAACCATAAATACATACAGCACTGGTATCAACTAAGGACCCAAACATGCGGTGGGTATTTTTGTTTTGTTGTTACATTCTGTCAATTTGATATGATTAAGAACTAAACAATTCTGGATTTACATAGACTACAATACTAACAAAATTATAACTTCCTAAGATTACAACAGGAAATAAAATAAAAAAATGTAATTTCAATTCAAAAACAACCTCTCACTAGTGGCACAGAACCAAGCTAATGACTACCATATATGTTACTGACCAAAACATCTTTTCACACTCATATGAGGCTACCAGGTTTGATAAAATAAAATAATTTAGGGTTGGTTTTGAGTGTTCAACAACTATATGTTAGGATATCTCATAGGATTATGCAGATCAACTATGCATGCTGAGAGAATTGCATGTGCCTGACCTTGCACCACCTTCCATGCCTCGACAATGTGTTTTTCCTCTGTTAGAGTTGCACCAACTGCGCACCGCAGCAGGTAGACACCTCCAACCACAGCATGAGTCATGAACACAGAGCCTGATGCATTGATGGCCTCCAGCAATTTGCAGTTGATCTCGTTAACCATATTGTACTCCTCACCATTATAAGAATGATCATCACTAACTATTGCGGATGGTGAAATCCTGAAACAGACCAAGGAGAAGTTTCTAGGCACCACAATCTCAAACCTGTTGTCCATTCTCACCAGCACTTCAAAAATCTTGGCCATCTTGACATGGCTTCGAATAAAGCTTCTAAGGTTAGCTACGCCATAGCTTCTTAGCAAAAGCCACATCTTCAATGCCCGGAACCTCCGGCTTAGTGCTATTTGCCAGTCTTTGTAGTCCACCACCTGCTTTGAATCACTGGCTTTGTTCCTCAAATACTCCGGATTCGTCGACAGTGAACGTATCAATGCACTTGGGTTCTTAACCCAAAGGCAGCAACAGTCCATCGCAGTAAATAACCATTTATGTGGGTTGAAACTGAAGGAGTTTGCACCCTCAACGCCATCAATGAAATGACGAAACTCTGGACAAATGCAAGCACTTCCTGCATATGCAGCATCCACATGAACCCAAATGCCGTGTTCTTTTGCTACATCACAGAGTGCCTCCAATGGATCGATAGCAGTGGTTGAGGTTGTGCCTATTGTGGCACATAGGAAAAGTGGCAGCAGCCCTTTGTCCAAGTCTGAACAAACTGTCAATCTTAGCATTTCAGGTGATAGAGCAAATTCAGCTGACTTTGTAGTCTTGATGACCCTGAAGTTCTCTGGTTTGATTCCAACAATTTGGGTAGCTTTTTGAAGTGTGCTGTGTGTTTGGTCTGAACCATACACAACAAGTTTTCCCAGATTGTCGCTACCAATTTGGCTTAGCATTTGGTCCCTGGCAGCTACCATTGTGCAAACAATGGCTTCGCAAGTACTCCCATGTAACACACCACCACCATTACCAGAGAAATGAAACGACTTGGGAAGCTGAAGCATGTCTGCAAGCCATTCCATGACCAAGTGTTCGAGTTCAGTTGCAGCCGGCGATGAAACCCAATTGAACCCCACTACATTGAATCCAGTTGTGAGCATTTCACCAAGAAACCCAGCAGTGCTTGCCGTCGAAGAAAAGTATGCAAAAAAGTTAGGACTTTGCCAATGTGTTAGGCCTGGAATAATGTGATCTTTAACGTCTTGGAGTATTGTTTGTATTGAATCAGGGTTATATGGGGCAGAATCAGGTAGGCATTTTTTCAAATATCCGGATTCTACTCGGCTTAAAACTGGGTAGTTCTCTATGTTTTGGTAGTAATCTGCAATGAAGTCTATGACCATATACCCTTGTTTCCTGAACTCTTCAGAGTCTAGAGGTTTGGTCAGGTGGGATGAGCTGTTTTCTATTGGATCATGGAGGAATGGAAGGCTACCCATTTGAACAGATCGAAAGTGACTATAAAAACAAGGGAATAACCACAAATGAAGATAGAGAATATCCAAACTGCTTAAAATTGGTTTATCTACGAGTTGTGTTTTGCTGTATATATGCCTATATAGAAGATATTATATAGAGGTGCATGCATATAGGATGAACAAACTGCAATTCCTCTCTCAAGGCTCGTGTCCCATTTCTTTTACAAATCTTTGAAGGCGTCCTTTTCAACATGTTTAACCAGCAAACAGAAGGTAAAGAGCATGTTCATGTTAGGTTGTGACAATACTGATTTTAAAATATAATAATCATAATCACTGCATCATACCCAGCATGATACTGTGCAAAGGCTACGATGTGCATCACTGCATCATACCCAGCATGACTTGCTCTCAAGTCTTAACAGAGACTGTGTTCGAATGTAATGTTTCTGCTTGTGAGGAAAAAAAAAAAAAAAAGTGGTTCATGACATAGCACGTTTCTTTATGTCACGTCTCTTCTAGACAATATAATTCAAGATATGATTCCTTACGGAGTTCAGTAGCTCCCTACATGATTGAGTTCAGGAATGGACTAACAAACCGTCTAATTCAATTCAATGATTCGCCCAAGGTAAAGTTCTAGTCTAGTTCTCATGGCTGCTTTTGTGTTTGGCAATCAATATTGGAATGTCAACCTCATTCTGCTCAATGCACCCACCCCAAAATGAAACAAGTTTGTAGTTTGAGATCAAGCTATCAATATTTCCATGAATCTGGAATCAATTTCATAGCCACATTGTCATCCAAATCCAGATTTCAAATTCAAATAAAAATAAAAAGCAAGATGGAGAAAACAGCACCGATATCTCTGTCTACGCTCCAAATAACATACGGTGGATTCAGAGTAGTGTACTAAACCGTCTAAACGACAACATCCAAAGTAGTCGTTGACTGCATAAACACAAGAACAAAATGAAAATTGTTGTATCTAACAGCAGGTTTGAGGAGAACAACTTTTTAACAAACCTACCACTAATGACTCTTCTTATGATACTGTCATTGGCATAACTAACCTCTCAAGTTATGAAAGAAAATATAAGCTTGCATAACTAACCTCTCAAGTTATGAAAGAAAATATAAGCTCAGTTTATAAACAATGCATAGAAAGAGCAACCTACTCATTCTCTTTAGTGATCACAAACTTGGTATCAGAACTAGATTCTCGATAAGCCCTTTCACAATTCCAAGACCTCCCAGTAACACCCAGATACTTTCCTCAGTACTACACAAACAATCCTGATTTGGTTCACAGTTATTAGAAGGGGAATATTGTTGCACTGTTGTGTTATAATTCATAATTTTTTGGGCCTATATCTATCAACTCAAACGTTTGGGCTTTTGCCCTCTGGTATTGTTGGTTCACCTATTCTGTAGTTCTTCCTCCAAATTTTATAACAACACTTGACTACTTGTTCTCCTACTTAGTATGATTTGTAAAAGAAACACAATATAAACTGTACTGGTACCAACTAATGACCAAAACATGTAGTGGATATCTTTATATACTATAAATCCATACTATTTTGCTGCTACATTCCTATCAATTTGACATAGGAACCGAGCTATTCTAGAATTATGTGGTCTACGATACTTGCATAATTTTCCTACTTCATTTAAATTGATCAATTTAATGGAACATTTACCTGAATAATTTTGAGCAGGTTGTAAAATCCAGACAAATGTAAGCAATGTGTTTTCAACCCGTCATGGCATCACCTTTAGCTTGCCATTCTCAGTATCTTTGGATTCTGATGATGATAAAATTGACAGAAAATTCACAACTAAGAAATTGAAAGGAAAAATATAACAGAATCAAACATTTGAATTTTCAAAAAGAGAAGTATATTAGCCAATAACAATGTGATTAACAGCCAAAACATACTTCTCAAAAACCTCTGTGTTGCCTCAATTACCTCACTCTTTTATTGTCACGGTCAGAAAGATCTTCAGGACCATTGAGCCTCCTCTTCTGAATGAACTGTAAAGATTAAATAAGTAATAGGGCATCAGGATTCAGGACTGTAGAATTAAATTACTTTCTTTTCTTCAAACAATTTCCTGTTGAGAAACACAATCTACGGAAGCAGTTTCTGTTGAAGTTAATCTAATGGAATAATTTAGAGATTACATTACATTAAGCTGTGGTATAATGCACTGTCATGAAGTTCCATATCATGGTGATACAAAATATTTCAAACAAACATTGCCATCTCAACAAACTGAACAGACTAATCAACCCCTCACTACTCCTTGAAATATAATAAGCTGCCAGACAATTGTACCACTTGCAATTTCCATTATTCTTTTTCTTAAAAAAAAGTTTCTAACTTCCAGTAGTGATTACAACAAGAAAAAATGTAATTTCAAATCTAGAAGAACACAACTGGCACAGAACCAAGCTAAT from Fragaria vesca subsp. vesca linkage group LG3, FraVesHawaii_1.0, whole genome shotgun sequence harbors:
- the LOC101305546 gene encoding tyrosine/DOPA decarboxylase 1-like — encoded protein: MGSLPFLHDPIENSSSHLTKPLDSEEFRKQGYMVIDFIADYYQNIENYPVLSRVESGYLKKCLPDSAPYNPDSIQTILQDVKDHIIPGLTHWQSPNFFAYFSSTASTAGFLGEMLTTGFNVVGFNWVSSPAATELEHLVMEWLADMLQLPKSFHFSGNGGGVLHGSTCEAIVCTMVAARDQMLSQIGSDNLGKLVVYGSDQTHSTLQKATQIVGIKPENFRVIKTTKSAEFALSPEMLRLTVCSDLDKGLLPLFLCATIGTTSTTAIDPLEALCDVAKEHGIWVHVDAAYAGSACICPEFRHFIDGVEGANSFSFNPHKWLFTAMDCCCLWVKNPSALIRSLSTNPEYLRNKASDSKQVVDYKDWQIALSRRFRALKMWLLLRSYGVANLRSFIRSHVKMAKIFEVLVRMDNRFEIVVPRNFSLVCFRISPSAIVSDDHSYNGEEYNMVNEINCKLLEAINASGSVFMTHAVVGGVYLLRCAVGATLTEEKHIVEAWKVVQGQAHAILSACIVDLHNPMRYPNI